In one Bos mutus isolate GX-2022 chromosome 19, NWIPB_WYAK_1.1, whole genome shotgun sequence genomic region, the following are encoded:
- the TUBG1 gene encoding tubulin gamma-1 chain produces the protein MPREIITLQLGQCGNQIGFEFWKQLCAEHGISPEGIVEEFATEGTDRKDVFFYQADDEHYIPRAVLLDLEPRVIHSILNSPYAKLYNPENIYLSEHGGGAGNNWASGFSQGEKIHEDIFDIIDREADGSDSLEGFVLCHSIAGGTGSGLGSYLLERLNDRYPKKLVQTYSVFPNQDEMSDVVVQPYNSLLTLKRLTQNADCVVVLDNTALNRIATDRLHIQNPSFSQINQLVSTIMSASTTTLRYPGYMNNDLIGLIASLIPTPRLHFLMTGYTPLTTDQSVASVRKTTVLDVMRRLLQPKNVMVSTGRDRQTNHCYIAILNIIQGEVDPTQVHKSLQRIRERKLANFIPWGPASIQVALSRKSPYLPSAHRVSGLMMANHTSISSLFERTCRQYDKLRKREAFLEQFRKEDIFKENFDELDTSREIVQQLIDEYHAATRPDYISWGTQEQ, from the exons ATGCCGAGGGAGATCATCACCCTACAGTTGGGCCAGTGCGGCAATCAGA TTGGGTTCGAGTTCTGGAAACAGCTGTGCGCCGAGCATGGTATCAGTCCCGAGGGCATCGTGGAGGAGTTCGCCACCGAGGGCACTGATCGCAAGGACGTCTTTTTCTACCAG GCAGACGATGAGCACTACATCCCGAGGGCAGTGCTGCTGGACCTGGAGCCCAGGGTGATCCACTCCATCCTCAACTCCCCCTATGCCAAGCTCTACAATCCAGAGAACATCTACCTGTCGGAGCATGGAGGAGGAGCTGGCAACAACTGGGCCAGCGGATTCTCCCAG GGAGAGAAGATTCACGAGGACATTTTTGACATAATAGACCGGGAGGCAGATGGCAGCGACAGCCTAGAG GGCTTCGTGCTGTGTCACTCCATCGCTGGGGGAACAGGCTCTGGCCTGGGCTCCTACCTCTTAGAACGGCTCAACGACAG GTACCCCAAGAAGCTGGTGCAGACATACTCAGTGTTTCCCAACCAGGATGAGATGAGCGATGTGGTGGTCCAGCCCTACAACTCACTGCTCACGCTCAAGAGGCTGACCCAGAACGCCGACTGTGTG GTGGTGCTGGACAACACTGCCCTGAACCGGATCGCCACAGACCGCCTGCACATCCAGAATCCCTCATTCTCCCAGATCAACCAGCTG GTATCCACCATCATGTCAGCCAGCACCACCACCCTGCGCTACCCCGGCTACATGAACAACGACCTCATCGGCCTCATCGCCTCGCTCATTCCCACGCCACGGCTCCACTTCCTCATGACTGGTTACACCCCCCTCACCACGGACCAGTCG GTGGCCAGCGTGAGAAAGACCACGGTCCTGGATGTCATGAGGCGACTGCTGCAGCCCAAGAACGTGATGGTGTCCACAGGCCGGGATCGCCAGACCAACCACTGCTACATCGCCATCCTCAACATCATCCAGGGGGAGGTGGACCCCACCCAG GTCCACAAGAGCCTGCAGAGGATCCGGGAACGGAAGCTGGCCAACTTCATCCCCTGGGGCCCCGCCAGCATCCAGGTGGCCTTGTCCAGGAAGTCGCCCTACCTGCCTTCTGCCCACAGGGTCAGTGGGCTCATGATGGCCAACCACACCAGCATCTCCTCG CTCTTCGAGCGGACCTGTCGCCAGTACGACAAGCTGCGGAAGCGGGAGGCCTTCCTAGAGCAGTTTCGCAAGGAGGACATCTTCAAGGAGAACTTTGACGAGCTGGATACATCCAGGGAGATTGTGCAGCAGCTCATCGATGAGTACCACGCAGCCACAAGGCCAGACTACATCTCCTGGGGCACCCAGGAGCAGTGA